In Streptomyces sp. NBC_00569, a single genomic region encodes these proteins:
- a CDS encoding VOC family protein, which yields MERVLGIGGYFMRADDPAALSAWYRDCLGLDADENGLWRQEPGPTVFAAFESGTDYFGSRAQQTMLNFRVRDLDAMLAQLRAKGADVAEETQDMEGVGRFGWVTDPEGNRVELWQSA from the coding sequence ATGGAACGTGTCCTTGGTATCGGTGGGTATTTCATGCGGGCCGACGACCCGGCGGCCCTGAGCGCGTGGTATCGCGACTGCCTGGGTCTGGACGCCGATGAGAACGGCCTGTGGCGTCAGGAACCAGGGCCCACGGTGTTCGCGGCGTTCGAGTCCGGGACCGACTATTTCGGGTCCCGTGCCCAGCAGACCATGCTCAACTTCCGGGTCCGCGACCTGGACGCGATGCTCGCGCAGTTGCGCGCCAAGGGCGCGGACGTGGCCGAGGAAACGCAGGACATGGAGGGTGTCGGTCGATTCGGCTGGGTCACCGATCCCGAGGGCAATCGGGTCGAGTTGTGGCAGTCGGCCTGA
- a CDS encoding phosphomannomutase/phosphoglucomutase yields MTRATDVTHRTDLSGLVKAYDVRGVVPDQWDETTAELFGAAFVQVTGADAIVTGHDMRPSSPGLARAFARGATAQGADVTEIGLCSTDQLYYASGSFGLPGAMFTASHNPARYNGIKLCRAGAEPVGQDTGLAEIRALVEGWTDNGAPATAGRTGTVTTTDTLTGYATYLHSLVDLSAIRPLKVVVDAGNGMGGHTVPTVLAGLPLDIVPMYFELDGTFPHHEANPLDPANIVDLQARVREEGADLGLAFDGDADRCFVVDEHGDPVSPSAVTALVASRELARHPGATVIHNLITSRTVPEVIREAGGTPVRTRVGHSFIKREMARAGAVFGGEHSAHYYFRDFWNADTGMLAALHVLAALGTQSAPLSDLTSSFERYAASGEINSAVSDPSSRTAAVRAAWADRPDVTLDDLDGLTVSGTDWWFNVRPSNTEPLLRLNVEAPTQSAMRALRDEVLATIRT; encoded by the coding sequence ATGACACGCGCGACTGACGTGACCCACCGCACCGACCTGTCCGGACTCGTCAAGGCGTACGACGTGCGCGGCGTGGTCCCCGACCAGTGGGACGAGACGACGGCCGAGCTCTTCGGCGCCGCGTTCGTCCAGGTCACCGGCGCGGACGCGATCGTGACGGGCCATGACATGCGTCCCTCCTCCCCCGGCCTGGCCCGCGCCTTCGCCCGCGGCGCGACCGCACAGGGCGCCGACGTCACCGAGATCGGCCTCTGCTCGACGGACCAGCTGTACTACGCCTCCGGCTCCTTCGGCCTCCCCGGCGCGATGTTCACCGCCTCGCACAACCCGGCCCGGTACAACGGCATCAAGCTGTGCCGCGCCGGCGCCGAACCGGTCGGCCAGGACACGGGCCTCGCCGAGATCCGCGCCTTGGTCGAAGGGTGGACGGACAACGGCGCCCCGGCGACCGCCGGCCGAACGGGCACCGTCACCACCACGGACACACTCACCGGCTACGCCACGTACCTGCACTCCCTCGTGGACCTGTCGGCGATCCGCCCGCTGAAGGTGGTCGTCGACGCGGGCAACGGCATGGGCGGGCACACCGTGCCGACGGTCCTCGCCGGTCTGCCCCTGGACATCGTCCCGATGTACTTCGAGCTGGACGGTACGTTCCCCCACCACGAGGCCAATCCGCTGGACCCCGCCAACATCGTCGACCTGCAGGCACGCGTCCGCGAGGAGGGCGCCGACCTCGGCCTCGCCTTCGACGGCGACGCGGACCGCTGCTTCGTCGTCGACGAGCACGGCGACCCGGTCTCGCCCTCCGCGGTCACCGCGCTCGTCGCCTCACGCGAACTTGCGCGGCATCCCGGGGCCACCGTCATCCACAACCTCATCACCTCCCGCACGGTTCCGGAGGTGATCCGCGAGGCGGGCGGCACTCCGGTCCGCACCCGCGTCGGCCACTCCTTCATCAAGCGGGAAATGGCCCGCGCCGGCGCCGTCTTCGGCGGCGAGCACTCCGCTCACTACTACTTCCGCGACTTCTGGAACGCCGACACCGGCATGCTCGCGGCCCTCCACGTCCTCGCCGCCCTGGGCACACAGAGCGCCCCGCTGTCCGACCTGACCAGCAGCTTCGAACGCTACGCCGCCTCCGGTGAGATCAACTCCGCCGTCAGTGACCCGAGCTCACGCACAGCGGCAGTGCGGGCGGCGTGGGCCGACCGCCCGGACGTCACGCTCGACGACCTCGACGGCCTGACCGTCAGCGGAACCGACTGGTGGTTCAACGTCCGCCCCTCGAACACGGAGCCGCTGCTGCGCCTCAACGTGGAAGCCCCCACCCAGTCGGCGATGCGCGCTCTCCGAGACGAGGTACTGGCGACGATCCGCACCTGA
- a CDS encoding glycoside hydrolase family 13 protein, giving the protein MSWWQDMVCYEVYPRAFADSDGDGIGDLPGLAARLEHIKDLGADAVWCTPFYPSPLADGGYDIADHTGVAADLGTDDDAIQLIVRAHELGLKFIIDLVPNHTSDQHPWFQEALAAGPGSTEREMYLFRPGRGADGELPPNDWQSAFGGSAWTRVTDGEWYCHLHAAEQPDLNWHNPKVRSAFTEVLRYWLDRGVDGFRVDVAHALFKAEGLPDAGPGQHRDPLRNHLMPYYDQEELHPLYREWRALLDTHPAPAGAVAPQDRVMVAESAVFDPSRLSRYIRPDEMHQAFNFAFLEAPWEAAELRRVIDGSFAVPGSPVTWLLSSHDAVRPVTRYGSPARARAAALLMLALPGSAYLFQGEELGLPQVEVPVDRILDPLWERSGHTERGRDGARVPLPWTGEHAPYGFSTVAPDHTWLPQPDDWSHLTVAAQQQDPDSTLALYRAALRIRRTRPAPDPTAPPTWLSAPDAPYLAFRRGALVCLVNLGAEPLRLPPLGLPGRPALGSGPFDGDTLPPDTALWLLDPTTPAHLAESDTDDTRD; this is encoded by the coding sequence ATGAGCTGGTGGCAGGACATGGTCTGCTACGAGGTGTACCCGCGCGCCTTCGCCGACTCGGACGGCGACGGGATCGGCGATCTGCCGGGCCTGGCCGCACGCCTCGAGCACATCAAGGATCTGGGCGCGGACGCCGTGTGGTGCACCCCGTTCTACCCGTCGCCGCTGGCCGACGGCGGCTACGACATCGCCGACCACACCGGCGTGGCCGCGGACCTGGGAACGGACGACGACGCCATCCAACTCATCGTGCGCGCACATGAGTTGGGCCTCAAATTCATCATCGACCTGGTGCCGAACCACACCTCCGACCAGCACCCCTGGTTCCAGGAGGCTCTGGCCGCGGGGCCCGGGTCGACGGAGCGGGAGATGTACCTGTTCCGGCCCGGCCGGGGCGCGGACGGCGAACTGCCCCCCAACGACTGGCAGTCGGCGTTCGGCGGCTCCGCCTGGACCCGGGTCACGGACGGCGAGTGGTACTGCCACCTCCACGCCGCCGAGCAGCCCGACCTCAACTGGCACAACCCCAAGGTGCGGAGCGCCTTCACCGAGGTACTGCGGTACTGGCTCGACCGCGGTGTGGACGGCTTCCGCGTGGACGTCGCCCACGCCCTGTTCAAGGCGGAAGGGCTGCCCGACGCGGGCCCCGGCCAGCACAGGGACCCGCTGCGCAACCACCTGATGCCGTACTACGACCAGGAAGAGCTGCACCCGCTCTACCGCGAATGGCGGGCCCTGCTCGACACCCATCCCGCACCCGCCGGCGCGGTGGCGCCCCAGGACCGGGTGATGGTCGCCGAGTCCGCCGTCTTCGACCCGTCCCGCCTCAGCCGCTACATCCGGCCCGACGAGATGCACCAGGCCTTCAACTTCGCCTTCCTGGAAGCACCTTGGGAGGCGGCGGAGCTGCGCCGGGTCATCGACGGCTCGTTCGCCGTGCCGGGCAGCCCGGTCACCTGGCTGCTCTCCAGCCACGACGCCGTCCGCCCGGTCACCCGGTACGGCTCGCCGGCGCGCGCCCGTGCGGCCGCGCTGCTGATGCTGGCCCTGCCCGGCTCCGCGTACCTCTTTCAGGGCGAGGAGCTGGGACTGCCGCAGGTCGAGGTGCCCGTCGACCGCATCCTCGACCCGCTGTGGGAACGCTCGGGCCACACGGAGCGCGGCCGTGACGGCGCGCGTGTGCCACTGCCGTGGACCGGTGAGCACGCCCCGTACGGATTCAGCACCGTGGCGCCCGACCACACCTGGCTGCCACAGCCGGACGACTGGTCGCACCTGACGGTCGCCGCGCAGCAGCAGGACCCCGACTCGACGCTCGCGCTGTACCGGGCGGCGCTGCGGATCCGCCGCACCCGTCCGGCACCGGACCCGACGGCCCCACCGACCTGGCTGTCCGCACCCGACGCCCCGTACCTCGCCTTCCGCCGCGGCGCGCTGGTCTGCCTCGTCAACCTGGGCGCCGAGCCCCTGCGTCTCCCCCCGCTCGGTCTGCCCGGCCGACCGGCGCTCGGCAGCGGACCGTTCGACGGCGACACGTTGCCGCCCGACACCGCGCTGTGGCTCCTCGACCCGACCACCCCCGCCCATCTCGCCGAAAGCGACACCGATGACACGCGCGACTGA
- a CDS encoding Gfo/Idh/MocA family protein, with translation MTGGALAPLGVGLVGCGGFAEFVLDAVAGLPGLRLVAVADPSRDRAERLGARHGVPALASLDELLERDDVAAVLIATPPATHAEMAVTALRAGRHVFCEKPLATTTEDASAVAHEARLARRVLVVDHVLRYNPLLRAVRHLTERGLLAPPRRFLFENDASDEDLGPDHWFWDPAHSGGIFVEHGVHFFDAARALLGSDPVSVRATAVARPGGPVDMVSADVVHPGGVLASHLHSFTHAHRAERQLMRLDHGFAETRISGWIPVQAEISAWTDEAGARRWEQLPDEVDTLLSVDGFRTHGDERITVRVERDAGSTAPARGRGEQRTVPHHVTAVIDLGGEARKPYVYAQSVRAAAADLVRAVREGTPPVADAVSGLAAVAVAEAATLAASTGTEQRVPSPGPAVSEGAST, from the coding sequence GTGACCGGCGGCGCCCTCGCACCTCTCGGAGTCGGCCTGGTCGGCTGCGGCGGGTTCGCCGAGTTCGTCCTGGACGCCGTCGCGGGTCTGCCCGGCCTGCGCCTCGTGGCCGTCGCCGACCCCTCGCGCGACCGCGCCGAGAGGCTCGGCGCGCGGCACGGCGTCCCGGCGCTCGCCTCCCTCGACGAGCTCCTCGAACGGGACGACGTGGCGGCCGTGCTGATCGCCACGCCGCCCGCAACCCATGCCGAGATGGCCGTCACCGCGCTGCGTGCGGGGCGCCACGTCTTCTGCGAGAAGCCTCTCGCCACCACGACCGAGGACGCCTCGGCGGTCGCCCACGAGGCGCGGCTCGCCAGGCGCGTCCTGGTCGTGGACCACGTGCTTCGGTACAACCCGCTGCTGCGGGCCGTGCGGCACCTCACCGAGCGGGGGCTGCTCGCGCCCCCGCGCCGGTTCCTGTTCGAGAACGACGCCTCCGACGAGGACCTGGGCCCCGACCACTGGTTCTGGGACCCGGCACACAGCGGCGGCATCTTCGTCGAGCACGGCGTCCACTTCTTCGACGCCGCCCGCGCCCTCCTGGGGTCGGACCCGGTCAGCGTGCGAGCGACCGCCGTGGCGCGGCCCGGAGGCCCGGTCGACATGGTGAGCGCCGACGTCGTCCACCCCGGCGGCGTCCTCGCCTCCCACCTGCACTCCTTCACGCACGCCCACCGTGCCGAGCGTCAACTCATGCGTCTGGACCACGGGTTCGCGGAGACGCGGATCAGCGGCTGGATCCCCGTGCAGGCCGAGATCTCGGCGTGGACCGACGAGGCGGGCGCCCGCCGTTGGGAGCAACTACCGGACGAGGTAGACACGTTGTTGTCCGTCGACGGCTTCCGGACGCACGGCGACGAGCGGATCACCGTCCGCGTCGAACGGGACGCCGGCTCCACAGCCCCGGCCCGCGGGCGCGGTGAGCAGCGCACGGTCCCGCACCACGTCACCGCTGTCATCGACCTGGGCGGCGAGGCCCGCAAGCCGTACGTGTACGCGCAGAGCGTGCGCGCCGCTGCGGCCGATCTGGTCCGGGCCGTCCGCGAGGGCACGCCTCCGGTCGCGGACGCCGTCAGCGGTCTCGCCGCGGTCGCCGTCGCCGAGGCGGCCACCCTCGCCGCCTCCACCGGCACCGAGCAGCGCGTCCCCTCGCCCGGCCCGGCCGTCTCCGAGGGAGCCTCCACATGA
- a CDS encoding glycoside hydrolase family 130 protein encodes MSNTTVATDIPYRMVRKGVVMSPLAGEANEVEGVLNPASGRTPDGTLHLLPRLVAEGNVSRVGLAEVTFDETGAPSAVERRGVVLSPDEGWERGKNNAGVEDPRITWVPSLGKHVMSYVAYGPLGPKPALAVSENLTDWERLGPIQFQYQADLDTDLNLFPNKDVVHFPEPVPGPDGEMAYAMLHRPMWDLGWFRPGEGVHLPAGVTDERPGIWISYVPVAEVEADIRALTRPRDHRLLALSEFPWESLKIGGGPAPIRVAEGWLLIHHGVSGSIEDPWAQNQKVSYAAGAMILDPADPSKVLARSAEPLMAPETEEEISGTVPNVVFPTAIEEIDGRLYVFYGMADAHIGVALLERTA; translated from the coding sequence ATGAGCAACACCACCGTCGCCACCGACATCCCCTACCGCATGGTGCGCAAGGGCGTGGTCATGTCCCCGCTGGCCGGTGAGGCGAACGAGGTCGAGGGAGTCCTGAACCCCGCCTCCGGCCGCACCCCGGACGGCACGCTGCACCTGCTGCCGCGCCTGGTCGCCGAGGGCAACGTCTCCCGTGTCGGCCTCGCCGAGGTCACCTTCGACGAGACGGGCGCGCCCAGCGCCGTCGAGCGCCGCGGCGTCGTCCTCTCCCCCGACGAGGGCTGGGAGCGCGGCAAGAACAACGCCGGCGTCGAGGACCCCCGCATCACCTGGGTCCCCTCGCTCGGCAAGCACGTCATGAGTTACGTCGCCTACGGCCCGCTCGGCCCGAAGCCGGCTCTCGCCGTGTCCGAGAACCTCACCGACTGGGAGCGCCTCGGCCCGATCCAGTTCCAGTACCAGGCCGACCTGGACACCGACCTCAACCTCTTCCCCAACAAGGACGTCGTCCACTTCCCCGAGCCCGTCCCGGGCCCGGACGGCGAGATGGCGTACGCGATGCTGCACCGCCCGATGTGGGACCTCGGCTGGTTCCGTCCGGGCGAGGGGGTACACCTGCCCGCCGGTGTCACCGACGAGCGTCCCGGCATCTGGATCTCGTACGTTCCGGTCGCCGAGGTCGAGGCCGACATCCGCGCCCTGACCCGCCCGCGCGACCACCGTCTGCTGGCTCTGTCCGAGTTCCCGTGGGAGTCCCTGAAGATCGGCGGCGGCCCGGCCCCCATCCGCGTGGCCGAGGGCTGGCTGCTCATCCACCACGGTGTCTCCGGATCCATCGAGGACCCGTGGGCGCAGAACCAGAAGGTGTCGTACGCCGCCGGCGCGATGATCCTCGACCCGGCCGACCCGTCGAAGGTGCTCGCGCGCTCCGCCGAGCCGCTCATGGCCCCGGAGACCGAGGAGGAGATCTCGGGCACCGTCCCGAACGTCGTCTTCCCGACGGCCATCGAGGAAATCGACGGCCGGCTCTACGTCTTCTACGGCATGGCCGACGCGCACATCGGCGTCGCCCTCCTGGAGCGCACGGCGTGA
- a CDS encoding carbohydrate ABC transporter permease, whose amino-acid sequence MSDTLETRHRGGSAVRHILLSLGAVAFLFPFYYMVVGSLRGTTVGDLSAAVPSGLTGANYTAVNGAISLGRSLLNSGIMTIGVLVCTLVFGVLAGYALAQLRFRGKGAVFAALLLVQMIPFQLLTLPLYVLVVRDYGLGDNYLGMILPFAINSTAVFLFRQFFSQLPQSLFEAARIDGASELRILWQIALPMARPAVLTALLLTFIGPWNEFLWPFLVTKNADMQPLAVSLASFLSNLQGTVANPAGALLAGACVLAVPAVALFLLFQRHFTSTDIDSGVKG is encoded by the coding sequence ATGAGTGACACCCTGGAGACCCGCCACCGCGGCGGGAGCGCGGTCCGCCACATCCTGCTGTCACTCGGTGCGGTCGCCTTCCTGTTCCCCTTCTACTACATGGTCGTCGGCTCATTGCGCGGGACGACGGTCGGTGATCTGTCCGCCGCGGTCCCGTCCGGGCTGACCGGCGCCAACTACACGGCCGTCAACGGCGCGATCTCGCTGGGCCGTTCCCTGCTCAACTCGGGGATCATGACCATCGGCGTCCTGGTCTGCACGCTCGTCTTCGGCGTACTCGCCGGATACGCGCTCGCCCAGCTGCGCTTCCGCGGCAAGGGCGCCGTCTTCGCCGCACTGCTCCTCGTACAGATGATCCCGTTCCAGCTGCTCACACTGCCGCTGTACGTGCTCGTCGTCCGCGACTACGGGCTCGGCGACAACTACCTCGGCATGATCCTGCCGTTCGCGATCAACTCGACGGCGGTGTTCCTCTTCCGCCAGTTCTTCTCCCAGCTGCCGCAGTCCCTCTTCGAGGCGGCGCGGATCGACGGGGCGAGCGAGCTGCGGATCCTGTGGCAGATCGCGCTGCCGATGGCACGTCCGGCGGTGCTGACCGCGCTGCTGCTGACGTTCATCGGGCCGTGGAACGAGTTCCTGTGGCCGTTCCTCGTCACCAAGAACGCCGACATGCAGCCGCTGGCCGTCTCGCTGGCCAGCTTCCTCTCCAACCTCCAGGGCACGGTCGCCAACCCGGCCGGTGCCCTGCTGGCCGGCGCATGTGTGCTGGCCGTCCCCGCTGTGGCCCTGTTCCTCCTGTTCCAGCGCCACTTCACCTCTACCGACATCGACTCCGGAGTAAAGGGCTAA
- a CDS encoding carbohydrate ABC transporter permease, with the protein MSVNLQSAPAAVRDSAPARREGPRRARGLSRVGALFVSPYVLFLVVVFAVPLVYTVWISFHRFYFTAPGTDVDSPWVGLSNYKDVFTDPVVGRAFLNIVIFLVINVPLTVGLSLVLATALNAKIRGRAFFRAAFYLPYVTASVALVAVWQFLFGSDGFVNHLLGSHAPDPSWLVNSHLAMPMIAVFVTWKQLGFFVMLYLASLQNVGKELYEASAMDGAGRVRQFFSVTVPGVRPATTLVVIYAIITGANLFSEPYLLTGGGGPDHSSTSPVLLMYQKGIEQGHPDFAAALGVVLVAFVMVVSLAARKLTERGN; encoded by the coding sequence ATGAGCGTGAATCTCCAGTCAGCGCCCGCCGCCGTCAGGGACAGCGCTCCCGCCCGGCGGGAGGGCCCGCGCAGGGCCCGCGGCCTGTCCCGTGTCGGCGCGCTGTTCGTGTCGCCGTACGTGCTGTTCCTCGTGGTGGTCTTCGCCGTCCCGCTGGTCTACACGGTGTGGATCTCCTTCCACCGCTTCTACTTCACGGCTCCGGGCACCGACGTCGACTCACCGTGGGTGGGCCTGTCGAACTACAAGGACGTCTTCACCGATCCCGTGGTCGGCCGGGCGTTCCTCAACATCGTGATCTTCCTGGTCATCAACGTGCCGCTCACCGTGGGCCTCTCGCTGGTCCTGGCCACGGCGCTGAACGCGAAGATCCGGGGCCGCGCGTTCTTCCGCGCCGCGTTCTACCTCCCTTACGTGACCGCGAGCGTCGCGCTGGTCGCGGTGTGGCAGTTCCTGTTCGGCTCGGACGGGTTCGTCAACCACCTGCTGGGATCGCACGCTCCCGACCCGTCGTGGCTGGTGAACTCGCATCTCGCGATGCCGATGATCGCCGTCTTCGTGACCTGGAAGCAGCTCGGCTTCTTCGTGATGCTGTACCTGGCGTCGCTGCAGAACGTCGGCAAGGAGCTGTACGAGGCGTCCGCCATGGACGGCGCGGGCCGCGTGCGGCAGTTCTTCTCGGTGACCGTGCCCGGGGTGCGCCCCGCGACGACGCTCGTCGTGATCTACGCGATCATCACCGGCGCCAATCTGTTCAGCGAGCCCTACCTGCTGACCGGGGGCGGCGGTCCCGACCACTCCTCCACCTCGCCGGTGCTGCTGATGTACCAGAAGGGCATCGAGCAGGGACACCCCGACTTCGCGGCCGCGCTCGGTGTCGTCCTCGTCGCGTTCGTCATGGTCGTCTCGCTCGCCGCCCGCAAGCTCACCGAGAGGGGAAACTGA
- a CDS encoding ABC transporter substrate-binding protein → MLRRTAYALLVLAVAGTATACGRSAPDPATAADARGPITVWLSNNAQEVQWGKAMVASWNERHPDQHVTAQQIPAGKTSEEAISASIIAGTTACLAFNTSPAAVPTFQKQNGLVPLSDFPDGEKYITERGGALTDQYRSTDGKFYQLPWKSNPVMILYNKKLFEKAGLDPEHPKLATYKEFLDTSRKLVHSGAAKAAIWPSPSSDFFQPWYDFYPAFAAQSGGKQLIEDGKPQFDSPAGLQVAAFWRRLYAEKLAPQEAYPGDSLNDGKAAMATVGPWALAAYKNSVDIGVAPVPTADGGADKHSFSDEKSAAMFSSCKNRATAWDVLKFASSAGQDGKFLGTTGQMPMREHLTEKYAAYFKAHPTYKAFADQAERVVEVPNVPGSIDIWQTFRDEWTKAVVFGRESTPTGLRNASSEITDLLNEYGDPS, encoded by the coding sequence ATGCTGAGGAGAACGGCGTACGCGCTGCTCGTGCTCGCAGTCGCGGGCACGGCGACAGCCTGCGGCCGGTCGGCCCCCGATCCGGCCACCGCCGCTGACGCGCGCGGACCGATCACGGTCTGGCTTTCCAACAACGCGCAAGAGGTCCAGTGGGGCAAGGCCATGGTCGCCTCGTGGAACGAGCGCCATCCCGACCAGCACGTGACGGCGCAGCAGATCCCGGCCGGCAAGACGTCCGAGGAGGCCATCAGCGCCTCGATCATCGCCGGGACGACGGCCTGTCTCGCCTTCAACACCTCGCCCGCGGCGGTGCCGACGTTCCAGAAGCAGAACGGGCTCGTGCCCCTCAGTGACTTCCCGGACGGCGAGAAGTACATCACCGAGCGCGGTGGCGCCCTCACGGACCAGTACCGCTCGACGGACGGCAAGTTCTACCAGCTGCCCTGGAAGAGCAACCCCGTCATGATCCTCTACAACAAGAAGCTCTTCGAAAAGGCCGGTCTGGATCCGGAGCACCCGAAGCTCGCGACGTACAAGGAGTTCCTCGACACGTCGCGCAAGCTCGTGCACAGCGGCGCCGCGAAGGCGGCGATCTGGCCGTCTCCCAGCAGCGACTTCTTCCAGCCCTGGTACGACTTCTACCCGGCCTTCGCCGCGCAGAGCGGCGGCAAGCAGCTGATCGAGGACGGCAAGCCGCAGTTCGACTCGCCCGCGGGCCTCCAGGTCGCGGCGTTCTGGCGCAGGCTCTACGCCGAGAAGCTGGCTCCGCAGGAGGCCTACCCGGGAGATTCGCTCAACGACGGCAAGGCCGCGATGGCCACGGTCGGTCCCTGGGCGCTGGCCGCGTACAAGAACAGCGTGGACATCGGTGTCGCGCCGGTGCCGACCGCGGACGGCGGCGCGGACAAGCACTCGTTCAGCGACGAGAAGTCCGCTGCGATGTTCAGCTCCTGCAAGAACCGGGCCACGGCCTGGGACGTGCTCAAGTTCGCGAGCTCCGCCGGCCAGGACGGGAAGTTCCTCGGGACGACCGGCCAGATGCCGATGCGCGAGCACCTGACCGAGAAGTACGCCGCCTACTTCAAGGCGCATCCGACGTACAAGGCCTTCGCCGACCAGGCGGAGCGCGTCGTCGAGGTGCCGAACGTGCCGGGCTCCATCGACATCTGGCAGACCTTCCGCGACGAGTGGACGAAGGCGGTCGTCTTCGGCCGGGAGTCCACGCCGACGGGTCTGCGCAACGCCTCGTCCGAGATCACCGACCTGCTGAACGAGTACGGGGACCCGTCATGA
- a CDS encoding LacI family DNA-binding transcriptional regulator — protein sequence MARKPTIADVAQRAGVSRATVSFALNDRPGIAEETKTRVLAAAADLGWTPSHQARGLSLGKAGAFGLVLAREAEQIGADPFFPAFIAGVEAVIGQRGDGLMVHLTTPGQEQGVYERLAAQRQVDGVLLTDLRRDDPRPPLMRELGLPAVVVGQPEWGGGLTAVSLDDEPAYADAIRRLADLGHRRIAHVEGPQELRHAHRRRTAWEQTLHTLGLPEGPVLPGGFSPEGGARATRELLTLPEPPTAIVYGNDLAAMAGLSVAQELGVRVPDQLSVVGYDDAPLTRYSYPPLASARADARGWGEAAARALDAVIALGTAAHVELPPAQFVPRASIGPAPRG from the coding sequence ATGGCACGCAAGCCCACCATCGCGGATGTCGCACAGCGTGCGGGCGTCTCGCGCGCCACCGTCTCCTTCGCGCTCAACGACCGGCCCGGCATCGCGGAGGAGACCAAGACCCGGGTTCTCGCGGCCGCCGCCGACCTCGGCTGGACGCCGAGCCATCAGGCGCGCGGCCTCTCGCTGGGCAAGGCCGGAGCCTTCGGCCTGGTCCTGGCCCGCGAGGCGGAGCAGATCGGGGCGGACCCGTTCTTCCCGGCGTTCATCGCGGGCGTCGAGGCTGTCATCGGGCAGCGCGGCGACGGACTCATGGTGCATCTGACCACCCCCGGGCAGGAGCAGGGCGTGTACGAACGCCTTGCCGCACAGCGGCAAGTGGACGGCGTCCTCCTGACCGACCTGCGCCGCGACGACCCGCGCCCCCCGCTCATGCGCGAACTCGGTCTGCCCGCCGTCGTGGTGGGCCAGCCCGAGTGGGGCGGCGGCCTGACGGCGGTGAGCCTGGACGACGAACCCGCCTACGCCGACGCGATCCGCCGGCTCGCGGACCTCGGACACCGGCGCATCGCCCACGTCGAGGGCCCCCAGGAACTGCGGCACGCCCACCGGCGCCGGACGGCCTGGGAACAGACCCTGCACACGCTCGGTCTGCCCGAGGGCCCGGTGCTGCCCGGCGGGTTCAGCCCCGAAGGCGGCGCCCGGGCAACACGGGAGCTGCTCACGCTTCCCGAGCCCCCGACCGCCATCGTCTACGGCAACGATCTCGCCGCGATGGCCGGGCTCTCGGTCGCCCAGGAGCTGGGCGTCCGCGTACCCGACCAGCTGTCGGTGGTCGGGTACGACGACGCCCCTCTGACGCGATACAGCTACCCGCCGCTCGCCTCCGCCCGCGCGGACGCCCGCGGCTGGGGAGAGGCGGCGGCCCGCGCCCTGGACGCGGTGATCGCCCTCGGCACCGCGGCGCACGTGGAGCTGCCGCCCGCCCAGTTCGTGCCCCGCGCGTCGATCGGGCCCGCGCCCCGCGGGTGA
- a CDS encoding helix-turn-helix transcriptional regulator — translation MGAPAGVEVMELADLLERSRRHGNDPYAPLRPAFHQLIGARERPLHMWVDFVEHELRPGSWLWIRPGQVQRFGPDLVAADGVIVLFQPGFLPPATVSLAHMDPPYEQRPSVLEGSDAEGVRLALDHLVHEYGAMASLPLRAHTEVLRALLSVLVVRLAQARGPAPRPAAASETFRRFHAAVERDHAVTRRVEDYAAALGYSPRTLTRATLAATGRTAKQYVDDRVLLEAKRLLQHSGLTAKEVTVRLGFTDASDFTKFFRLRTGMTPGAFRGT, via the coding sequence GTGGGCGCACCGGCCGGAGTCGAGGTGATGGAACTCGCCGACCTGCTCGAACGCTCGCGGCGCCACGGCAATGACCCGTACGCGCCCTTGCGCCCCGCGTTCCACCAGCTGATCGGCGCCCGCGAACGGCCGCTGCACATGTGGGTCGACTTCGTCGAGCACGAGCTGAGGCCCGGGTCGTGGCTGTGGATCCGGCCGGGGCAGGTGCAGCGGTTCGGCCCCGACCTGGTGGCGGCGGACGGGGTGATCGTGCTGTTCCAGCCCGGTTTCCTGCCGCCGGCGACGGTTTCGCTGGCACACATGGATCCGCCGTACGAACAGCGCCCGTCGGTCCTGGAGGGCTCGGACGCGGAAGGCGTTCGCCTGGCACTCGACCATCTCGTCCACGAGTACGGGGCGATGGCCTCGCTCCCCCTCCGGGCACACACCGAGGTGCTGCGCGCGCTGCTGTCCGTGCTCGTGGTGCGGCTCGCGCAGGCGCGTGGCCCGGCGCCGCGGCCGGCCGCCGCGTCGGAGACGTTCCGCCGCTTCCACGCGGCCGTCGAGCGGGACCACGCGGTGACCCGTCGCGTCGAGGACTACGCGGCGGCGCTCGGCTACAGCCCGCGCACGCTGACCCGGGCCACGCTCGCCGCGACGGGACGTACGGCCAAGCAGTACGTCGACGACCGGGTCCTTCTGGAGGCCAAGCGCCTGTTGCAGCACAGTGGCCTGACAGCGAAGGAGGTCACCGTCCGGCTCGGGTTCACGGACGCGAGCGACTTCACGAAGTTCTTCCGGCTGCGGACGGGCATGACGCCGGGGGCGTTCCGCGGAACGTAG